Within the Vairimorpha necatrix chromosome 10, complete sequence genome, the region CCAAGTTCGATTCCCACGggatcttttttttaaatttttttagggtTCCCTCTACTAACTGGTTCCGCCAACTAACTGTGACATTCcttcttgaaaaaaatatattaaaggTACCGATGTGCAATAAGTGCATGAAACCCATGaccaaaattaaaaacaattttggACATATATCGTTGTTACTTACGACTAAATAGAGAAAATGCTCAAACAAAGGTATCATTACAAACaaagcatttttaaaagttctaGATTAGATATCGTagttcttttaattttactgTGTAAATGGGTTAAAGGCGTAAGCAATGTTTCGGCTACTATCGAATTGGATATAGATAGTAGTACCGTATCTCGCTGGTTTACGCGTTTTAATAACGCTGTATTCTTATCCTATTTCAActacataaaaaacaaaaccaTAGGAGGTTTGAATTGCGTAGTTGAAATAGACGAGACATTGCTtgttaaaagtaaaaaccaTAACGGTAGAATTCTTCAATACCAAGTTTGGGCTGTTGGTGGAGTTGTAAGAGGAGACAgcaattctttttttcgaaattgTTGAAAATCGATCAAGAACAATTCTTGTCGATTGAATAAAACGAAAATTAGCACCCGGATCTACAATTATTACTGATTGCTAGCGGGGTTATGAAGAGTTTCCGGAACTATGTCCGGATTATAactatttacatttaacTATAAATCATagccaaaattttataaatccaACAACAGGCGCCCACGCCCAAACAAGTACGGGAATGTGGTCTGTAATTAAAAGGGAATTACTCAAAGAAGGATCTTGCCATGGttctttaatatatctACTTCGAAAACTTTATATAGCTCGTTTTaagtatatatatagaGGAACACTATGAAAAAATGTTAAGCTTTTTGAAGTTACaaatatatgtttttttaaattacgaTTTAGCGCCTgaatttgattttgaattaattgaataaattttagttttgtcttttttttattttccccCCTTTTAGGGatggggggggggggtaacATCGCAACTTAACCTGTTTCTGTCTACATTTCATAGCTTTGAgaataaagataaattaaaatatttagatcATCTAGTTTGTAGATTGTTTAAAgataatcataaaaattctttcgcaataaaaaaaattgaaattttttgtaatacaTAATTTTTCGATGCCGGTATTTAAATGTCTAAACcctaatatttataaaagaatggAAAATACAGAACGATTTTATCACGTAAACAtgacaaaataaataagaacAGACAGCTAAGGATTGATTATAAATTGCCAGATGATACAAAGTTAAAGGATCATGATGTTAATCACTTAATCGCGcataaaagtaaaaatttttataatataaacagATGAACAAAAGTTGAGAACGGCTCTTACACTTAGGCCCATTGATAACATGTTGCCAtgtgaaataaaaaaaaataaatacacCGGGAATGAGACTAAAAAAGAGATAATTTTGACAATATGTAAAagcattttaaaatcagAGGGGTTGTCGTTTTCGGTTATGGAGCAACctattttaaatgattatggatatattattaattatgtTGGTGATTGTCCAACAAAAAAGGTTCCACACAAAAGAAACAGGTGTGTTATAACTATAACAGACAGTCGAATATCTTTAGGTTGTTATGATGAAGAGTGTAAGGGTGtaataaacattaaaattgaCGTCATTCCTATTGTAATAAggaatttcatttttggaGATGGGGGGACTATACTTAAAACAAGTGAATGGCTGGTCCAAGAAGAACTTAGATAAAGGAGCACATTTTGGAGGTTTTAACGAAGATGATACTTTACAAACACGTGCGAGTCAATtcttaattaataaatataaagacaGATTTGAATCTGAGGCCGATATTGAGCATTATTTAAAAGGttggaatttttttttgctttcggaaaaagataataaaaaagtaattgTTGAGGAATTTGCTTCTCAACAATTtgtttgtaatttttaataactgTGTCTTTCCgatacaaaataattacATAGGAGATTgtgctttaaaaaaacaaaaaaacatagtTGAGTGTGAGAATACAGGATTGGTAATTAATACTGAAACAAAGAATATGATAGCTTTAAAATCCGTAGTCGAGTTAGAGtctcaaaaaaatttatacagtGCTGAggattttgatattttcaAATCAATAATTAATATGCCGATATCTAGAAATATAgttaatttgtttttaagaACAAATTTGTCTAGAGAATTTAAATACTATAatcttgttttatatagGAGGGAAAATGATTTGTGGGTCCCAACTAATGAAAGGACTCTGagagaagaaattttaatctCAATATCAGATTTCTTTAATCCTTTCTCTATTTGGTTAGAAAGTGAAAAAACTTAGAACCTGTATTAGTTAGGTCGGGTATTAGGTTTATAAAGGAAATGGAATCAAGTACTAATATTTCCCAGATAGTTTGTGCATCTGGAGGTATTCTGAGGGATTATACATTTGGAGATAAGTTAGATGCAGATTTTAGTTTGATTCCATTCAAAACTAAAGTATATTCATTAGATACTAAGGAACTGAGAGATTATAGTCCAGATGATTACTTTACCAAAAAGTTTCCAATGGAccataatataaattcagATGTTAATATTGCGTTAAGATTTCTTAGGAGTATCTTTACTGATAGGGAGTTTTGGATTATGCCTTGTATGAGTTTGGTTCTTGGTTGAAAGCCGGATACCAAACGATACTTTGATGTTTTTCAGAGGCTGTGGGTCTAATGGGAAATCCCTTTTAATACATTTATTATCTGCTATATTTGGAGACTTCGGACAGGCTTTACCTTCGGCTTTCTTCTCAATGGAGAGTAATAATTCGAGTATTGCAAACCCATTGTTAAAAGGCCTGAAAACGAAGAAAGTGGCGTTTTTATCTGAGCCACAGGCCGGTAAGTTGAAATCagaatttattaagaaattGTGTGGAGCAGATGAAGTTTCTGCcagaaatttatttagtaaTGACATCGCTAATTTTAAACTTACAACGAAGTTTGTCATTGCGATGAATGAACTACCATCTTTTTCTTCTGTAGATCAGGCCTTGTGGAGGAGAATTCGGATAATTCCTTTAAAAACCAAGTTTGTGGAAGATCCGGAAAAtagaaatgaaaaaaaatagacagGAGTTTATCTGGCGatgttaataaaaatcttctatTACGAGAATCACTTTTGAAGTTAATAATAGAGCGATATCATGAGATTaaagaaatgaaaattGAACCTCCAATCTTATGCATACAGGCTGTAGAAAACCTAATAAATGTAGaagattattttaaaaagtggTTAGTTAAAAATGTTACTTATAAACAGGGGAGAATCTTGTCGAAACATGAGATTTTTGCCAGGTATGATGGCGTAATTTGAGAAGTAAAACCACTAAATAAAGAACAAAGACAAAGATTAAAGGGTTTGGTGAGATACATGGAAGAACTCAATAGTGATGCGGTTTTACCCAAGAGTTGGTTGTTTCTCGGATAGCATTCTACAATGTTTACCTGGGTGCCAGAGGACTGTATTTAAGTAAATTAGATTTATTGTAGTAGCCTCCATGGGCATTGTTTCCTCGCTGGGGATACAGCGACTTGTTCTTCGTTTGTTGTACTCCTCTGCTCTTCTCGACATCATAGtgggggtaaaaaaaaagaaaatattattagaaaaaatatctagaaaattcatttgGAGGGGAAATTTCTTAATgtggtaaaaaatatcacaAGTGACAGAAAAGATTTATCTCGGCCTTACAACTCATATATCATGAATgtcatataattttatgcactaaaaaaataaagcgtatatattagaaatcGGCGCTTCTCTGTTTTACGGTCCCATTTTTGAAGTTGTAAAACAGAAAAAgccaaaattattttaattttttttttttaaaaaaaaacttcaaaacgacaaaagaattttttgataatttagACATCCTTTGTTTTCTAGTCTTGCTCTGGGTAAAGATTATATGACAGAGACTGGGATTATTAATCTTACTAAATGGTGTTGTTCTTGtgtcatttttttaaaaagcaGTGTATAGTTTTATGAGAAGGGAATGTAAAACAAAGAACAACATCTTGCCTGCcataattctttatttaaaagtaaCTTTTTGTTGTGTTCTTTATAAAGGgtaaaaatgaagattAAGGAGctgaattaaaaatagcTAAAACAACACCTGCAGCATCGGCCAACCAAAAAACACATTATTTCAATTAGTACAGAGTCAAAAGGACATAAAAAGTCTAACAAGTTAGATTCTCTAAAGGCAGTATTTATGAAAGTTAAAAGCACCAAATATGATTGGCAGAGGAAGTCTTTCCAAGCCATTTTAAGTAGACGGAATCAGATGCTAATGAAGGTTAGAACAAAGTACTAGAGTTCTATTGtgcaaaatttaaagaaaagatcTCTATTGTTAGAACAAAGAAAACGGGGTAAAAAGcacttaaaaataaagcaGGGACGCTTATAAGAGTAAGAGAGTTGGCGCCACTAGGTAAATCGCTAACCTCCtcaaaatgaaatataaattttaaggAATATTTACTATGGTGCGCGAGCGTTGACCCCTCCCAAcagaaagtaaaaaaataagaaataaaaagaaaacaaataaattttaaaatcgaTTGTTTAacataaattgtttttaagcCTAGACATAGAGAAATTTTGTGTACCTTCTTCAGTTTCACATTTCACACTGTTGTTTAATAGAATTTCTGTAGCGTAAGTTCCTTGggaaaaagaagaaattttagtttttatattattatcgAAGTCTCTAGCTGCAATTACCTTGTTcttaatttcaaaaatatattttgagaTATGGATTAATGAATGACGATTCATTCTTGCAAGGTAAATTGGATCAACTGAATCAGCCtctgtttttttcttcgaGAACACCAATCTcaacttcatttttattttctgcATCAATCATCAATTCAACTTTTTTCATACTATCATCAAAAGGCTCGTAACCATCCGGCTTAAAACAGAATTAAATCCtggtttttttaaaagcaGGTTAAATGTAACCTGATTTGTCGCACTATGTTTATCTAAATTATAGGCGAATTTGACTTTATTAAGAGCTTAAGCCATATCTTTTGATCTTCGGTTCTAGAATTCCCAGACGCAAGCAAAAATTCTTCAAAAACATGTTATTGAATAGTGCGAGTTAAGGTTTGGTTAAATCTTTCTATTTGCCCGTTTGATTGTGGGTGACAGGCCTACTATGTTTTTgaacaataaaaaagtcCAAACAAGGTTCATTTATATAGAAATTGCAGAATTCCTTCCCATTATCAATTTTAGGAATTTTGGGATGACCCGtcatattgtaaaataaaaattttaggtTTTCAGTAACTTCTTCTCCTGTTTTACTCTTTAATGGAAAGGCCCAGACAAACTTAGAATACACAtcaatttttgttaaaatcCAACAATGCCCATCGATAAACCTTTTATAGCGTGTCATATCGATCATAAATTGTTCCATTGGTTTAGAGCCCGCAATATGGACTTGCcgttctttattttttaacggTTGCGATTGTCCACATACGATGCATTCGGAGACGActtttctaataatatCCCTTGGGATTTTAATAAGACCTTATTGCATGATGCTTCAAATCTGTTATGCCCCTGTATTGAAGCTGGTGGAAAGCTCTACACTCAACTTCTGTGGCTTCAAGCTGTTAATAATGGAAAACCTTATGATGGTTTCCATTGGCTCACCCAAAAATAATTGTCATACCTGTAAGAGGTAATGAAAGCTTTTGTTTGAACCGTTTTTTGTTGCTTTTCTAAAACACTTCATGAATAATGCTTGAAAAAGTAATGTTATATTATCACAATCAACAGCTTTTTTAGGAAGAGAATCATTTTTCGAGGGatatataaacaattttcattttttaaattgaacAATgcaaatgttttttaaattagaaatttttaatgctTTATTATTATGCAATAGTCTAGTGGCATGCTTAAGAGTTTCCTGCGTATTATGGGGCGTCTGTTTGAATCCATTTAGAGCATTTATTCATCTACTTATGAATCAATTTAGACGGGGCTTTCTTAAGAAAAACTCTGGATTCAATGCATGCATGGGTGGGAAATCCAGGGGATTAACGCTTGCATACGAAGTCAATGCTTGCGCGCcacatttattaaataaccACGCATTGTTGTAAAAGTAAAGCAAAGACCCGAGGAAtgaagtatttttttacattggAAATATCTTTTACGCCAAGAAAatgcttttaaaattttagcaATGCGGCCATGGTATAATCGGCGCTACTTTATTTGGATCAAGTCCATTATATGCCCAGAAAAAACTTAAGTCCATTATGTGCCAGAGTTTGTAGTTAAGTCCATTATATGCCcaaatctttataaatcgataattttaaagacaAATATCCAAAacgaaaaatataatgaataattttaatcatGTTTTGCTGCCAACAAACTTTCTACGAACTCATTCTTAAACATGACCTCTTCCAAAAATCCCGGTAATTGGCTTTTCTTTATCCCACACATTGCCTTAATTTTTCCTTTTATTCTGTTCCATAATGACTCGACTGTCTGTGTGTTAACTCCAGTCTTAGGATgcacaaaataaaatttatggtTGACCATCTCATGATTAAACCCAAgtatattttgaatttcaGCATAAGCAGCCCAGCTGTCGGAATAAATAGTTGTGCCGGGCATGCATACATCGGTGATTATTGGATATAAAGTATTTCTTGTTCAATAtgaaaaacttttttaactGAATCTTGCAGGGCTGATGCTTGTATCAACGATTCCGAATACCCATACCTGCCCACTTAGCCACCTACCGcgattatattttgttttgtgTACAAACAGGCTTTCTTCAATTTGGCATATTTTGCCTGGACCACCTAGTCTAATATGGTTCTcaacaaaatatttgccCACAAGAGTTcttaattttcaaaatatctttttgatcaatattttttgaatgcAAAAGTCATTAGCTATATCCATAAACTGTTTGTCTGCtcatcaaaaataaacgACAGTAAAAACATCGATTATAGGCATTCTAAAATCCTTAAAAAAGGAACCATGTCTAATGCTTAAAGTGATGCTATACTTCGGAAACAGCTTATTTTTGCATATCCAACAGCGACCATCTACAATTTCTTTTGGTCTTTCAACCATTTTCAATCCACAACCGCAACAAGACATTTCATTGAGAAGCATTTCCCCCCTAAGGTCTTGCATGTGCTTCTCTACACTCATTTGTTAGAATATCATATTAGTTTTCGAAGTCAGAAAGTTCTCTTCAACTCATTAAAGTATTAGCAACTTGCTTttgaaaattcaaaaaattgataaaaaacttaagtCCATTATATGACCAGAGTTTTGAGTTAAGTCCATTATATGCCCAAAATTTCTAATCCTGGGCATATAATGGACTTGATCcctttattttcttccCCCCccccaaaaaaaacatcaataaaaagatacaaaATCGTGTTAGTTTTCAAatctaaacattttttttctaaaggGGGGGggcaagaaaatgaagttaaggtattttttgtcgatttgagaatttttaattgcCTCACGCAGATTCCTCATTAaggggttaaaaaaaattaattttttaacccctTAATGAGGTATCTGAAGGAAGCTATTCGGGAGCTAAATATCTGCGAAGATGCGTGCTTTAGGAACAATGAAGCAgcaattgatttttttagatattgGTCTTCTAAAAGGATCGATTGCTTGCAGACATTGTTCGATATCAGAACTAACTGTTCTTATGAACATAGGTGGGCGCAACGGTCTGTGCCCGGACTTtccataatattttacgTACTGAATCCGGGCACAGACCGTAAAGTGgggaaatgttttttacgAACCATATCCCCAAGAGTCGAAATTTTACagatttgtttaaatttcattCGGATTAACATTTCTTGAgttataaacatttttgttttttggatgattttttcaaaaatattttacccTAATGGTTTGTCTGGAGCCGCTTGACAGTAGGTCAAAAATCTTCCAAGACCCACATGAGACAATAAGTTGGCTAGTGGATGAAAATCTACTAAAAACAACAATAGAATGTACGAATTGTTCTGGACAATGGCTTTAACACCGGATGATTCGTACATAGACTGCTGCCGGTTTAAGTGTAGGGGAAAGACGGGGTGTGGAACATCAATCGGagtttttgataaaactGTCTTTTCTAATCCCCGAATACCTACAcataattatttgtatattcTGTATTCGTTCATTGAAAAACAGTCCATACTTaacttaaacaaaaattcccTCGTGTCTGCTTCCAGTGTCTTCAGggctaaaaaaaaaatatacgaAGCACTGAAAAAGGAAAATTTCAAACaccaaaaaaatagaaggGGTTGAAGAAATGACACAGAAAGAAGAAACAGTTATAGTAAAGGAAAAATTTGTCAAATATACATCGGAAAGATATGACACAGTCAAAAATTGTACGTGGTTGGTTGGGACTATAGACGAGCGAACGTTAGAACTGAGAATCGAAATAGTACCTAACCGGACTCTACAGACGATGACTCggcttttttaaaaatacataaaaaacgaCACGATATGCAAAACTGATGGGCATAAATCTTATCCCGCAGCAGTAGAATCTATCAACGGTGATCATCGCGTTGTAATTCATGATGAAGGCTTTAAAAACGAAGCAGGTGAAACCACAAACTTAATAGAGGGAGTCTGGTCACACCTTAAATGTGAAATAATAGCTAGAAAAGTGATTAAAGAAAGTGCGATACCAGATTTTTTGGAAGAATTTAAATGGAAAAGAAGGTGTgccatttataaaaacatcaaaAGTTCAAGAGAATTCTTTATagaaattatcaaaatattcttagaataaaatgcttttttattatttttttttttttcgtttcTCTCTAAGGGGGGACCCGTAGAGAGAAAAAAGTCCGGGCAAGACCGTTGCGCCCATAGGTGGATGTTCCGGCTACATTGACGGTAAAGCTTATCGTTgtgttaataaaaagtgtAGTTCGAAGATCACACTTAAAAATGGTACGATGTTTAAAGGAATAAGCGTCTCATTTCACAAAATCCTTAGAGAATTCTATTGCTGGGTATTTAATTATACTATTTATCAAGCAATAGATCTTTGCAAAATATGTGAAAattcatatattaaaatcaagGATACAGTGATGGAAATCATTGCTTCTAAAAGCGATGATAGCTACCAAATTGGGAAATTCTGTTCGTGTACAATTTGATGAAACCGCCACATGCAACGGGTTAATTGTATCTAATCCTTCTTCAACTTTGGATTCCATGCCTGGAATTCACTGGATTATAGGCAGCATCAGAAGGTAATTGTAGATAATTTGTTCTTGAATGGCTACCGAATCGACAGCCTGGTACTATTGAAGAGTTTTTTAGACGCAGAGTAAAACGTGGCTCTATTATAATTACTGATGGATACCCTTCATACCCATCAGCCTCTAGAAATTTTGGGAGTGAACATTACATAGTAAATCATTCGCTTGGATTTATAAATGCAAAGGAAACCAcacaaataatatagaaaatttgtgGTTCTATTTGAAGAATGAATATAGATCGAGGAGTGGGCTTAAAAGgcataaaattaatttatttctaaaagaaTTCGCttggaaaaaaaagattataaatcATTCTAATAATGATGATCATAGGCGTgcttatataaaattttagaactTTGTAGGTtggaataaataaaatttcttctaaataattttttttctagggagcaagaaaatgaagtagCGCCGTTTAATCCACTTCGTTTTCTATAGTCGTGTTTTAGGTGTGAccataaattttcaatctGACTTGTATGTCCACCATCGCCGTTTAAAAGGCCTTTGCCATAATTTACAATCCCATGCTCAGATTCAAAATTAAGTCACAGCTTTGGGGTACGATGGATATCCATCAGTGATTATAATTGTTCCAGGAGcaaatgtattttaaattcttctaACAAAGTTTAATGCTTTCTATTGGGAATTAAtgttacaaaaaaattcgtTCCATCATCTTTTACAACTATTCAAAGTATCCATTGTATATAGGAGTATCGTCGTGTTAAGATGGCGGAATATCAATAACTAAGCCATTGAATATGGCAGTTTCATCGACTTGTACCTTGTATTTTTCTCCCCTATCGTTTCTATATCCGAAGGAGTTTTGCTTATAATTtccatttttaatttcttagCCAATTTTCACTTTATGCCCCCctacatatataaaaaaaaatttaaaaaatatcccctttttagaaaatcaaaatggaaaaaaaggaaaaaatacttaaaataataaatttattaaaacatcGGGCTAAAGTAAGCATTAGCTACAAAAAATCGATACAgggttttttgttttttaccccttttttaaaaaaatagaggAAAGAATTCGGACAAGAGAAGAATTGAAGATCATATATAATGATCTAATAATTAAGAaacacaataaaaaaatgtagtttctgtaatcaaaaaaagaagcaAAGAAGTCTCATAAGGTGTCCACAGAGCTCATgttaaaacataatttcAATTTGAAATGGAACTTTCTTTCAGGATTCTAGGCTAAATcacattaaaatattacaaatactAAATTTATGGATTCTAGGTTATTCACGTAAGTCCGTTTCTCAATTTTAGGTTGTACTAAACCTTCTATATCTTCCGTGctaaaaaagttaaaagaCATGAGTCTTTATGATAAGCATTTATCTAGTATGGGGACTATTGGAGGCGATAATACTTTAGTGGAAATTGATGAGACTAAGATTGGgaagaaataaacaatGGGGGAAGTTAGTAAAAGGATTTTGGTGTTTTGGAATGGCGGAACGTACCATCCAACGTAGAATCATAGTAGtatatattaagaaaagaaacaaaagAACACTTACTGaacttcttttaaaatatgtaagTAGAAGCAGTATGGCTAATATCAGCATCTGTGTAAAAAAACTGGGgggtcaaaatttttaaaaaattgcccctttttttaaaaaacgaagAGAAGAGAAAActtcagaaaaaaaaaacaaaatataattaagatataaaaatgcatgAAAATTaactataaaataaataaaatatatctgTTACCGGATATGTCAGATCCGCTTATTATAAGGCTGAAGTGCCTTCCCTAACAttattgtttgtttgtttactgTCATCGGTTGTTATGTACccaaacaaacaaacaaaagtATTTAAGGAAGACCTCTTAAATACCAATGCCAAATAAACAAGTTACTT harbors:
- a CDS encoding primase, with the translated sequence MLPCEIKKNKYTGNETKKEIILTICKSILKSEGLSFSVMEQPILNDYGYIINYVGDCPTKKVPHKRNRCVITITDSRISLGCYDEECKGVINIKIDVIPIVIRNFIFGDGGTILKTNKGAHFGGFNEDDTLQTRASQFLINKYKDRFESEADIEHYLKGWNFFLLSEKDNKKVIVEEFASQQFVYCALKKQKNIVECENTGLVINTETKNMIALKSVVELESQKNLYSAEDFDIFKSIINMPISRNIVNLFLRTNLSREFKYYNLVLYRRENDLWVPTNERTLREEILISISDFFNPFSIWSGIRFIKEMESSTNISQIVCASGGILRDYTFGDKLDADFSLIPFKTKVYSLDTKELRDYSPDDYFTKKFPMDHNINSDVNIALRFLRSCGSNGKSLLIHLLSAIFGDFGQALPSAFFSMESNNSSIANPLLKGLKTKKVAFLSEPQAGKLKSEFIKKLCGADEVSARNLFSNDIANFKLTTKFVIAMNELPSFSSVDQALWRRIRIIPLKTKFVEDPENRNEKK